The sequence below is a genomic window from Paenibacillus silvisoli.
GACCATCATCTCCATGGCCCAAAACCTTAAGCTGAACGTAATCGCGGAAGGCGTGGAGACGAGGGAGCAGCTGCAGTTTCTGCAGCAAAATCTTTGCGATGCGGCGCAAGGCTACCTCTTTAGCGAGCCGCTCTCCGCGGAAAAACTGGCCGAGCGGCTGCCCCTCATTAGATGCAAAGTGAAGGACTACGGAATGGATGACGGCCTTACCGAGAGGATGTGGCTGGAGGAGCAGCTGCGGGCGGCCAGGCAGGACCTGGAGGACACGGTTCGCAAGCAGCAAGGGCTGACGTTCAAATTCCGCCAACTTGGCGGCCGGTTCATTCATACGTTATGCGATGGCGAATTATTGCAACGGCTGGGCTTTACGCCTGCCCACATCATCGGGAAGGATCTGCATGCGTTCTTCCCGGAAGAACAAGCCAATCGGATCTACGAATACTATTTGAGAGCCTGGCAGGGCGAAGCGCGCGTGACCTTCGAGAACGAGGTGAACGACATCTGCGCCATCTGCACGCTGCGTCCGATCAAACGCGGCGGCAAAGTGGTGGAGGTTATCGGCAATGCGATCGATATTTCCGAGCGAAAACGGATGGAAGTGGAGCTAAGAGCGACCAAAGATAATTTGGAATCGTTCATTAATCACAATTCCGACGCGATCGCGATTATGGGCACGGACCGACTGATCCGTCGCGTGAACGCCGCGTATAGCGAGCTGTTCGGCTGGACGTCCGAACAGCTCATGGGACATCCGATTCCGGTCGTTCCCGATTCGCTTATTCTTGAGTCCGCGTCGATGATCGAACAAGTGTTTAACGGTCAGGCCGTATCCAATTACGAAACCGTCCGGCACCGCAAAGACGGAAGTATCGTTCATGTGAGTCTGACCTTGACGCCGATTAAAGACGAAAGCGGCAAGCCGATGGAGGTAGCCGCGGTAATTAGGGATATATCGAACCGCAAACAAGCGGAGGCAGCGCTAAAGGAAAGCGAAGAGCGCTACCGTCAATTGGTTCAGATGTCGCCCGACATCGTCATCGTTCACGACCATGGCAAGGTGTTGTTCATGAATCAGGCAGGCGTCGATTTCGAAGGGACGCATGAGGATATAAGCAGCCGAAGTCTCTATTCCTTGCTGGTGCCGGAGCAGCGGGCGGAAGCCGCGGTGCGCGTAAGCCGGCTGATGAACGGCGAGAAGCTGCCCCCGATCGAGCGGAAGTTCATCAACAGGAGGGGGGAGATCGTCCGGTTCGAAGTCAGCTCCGCGCCGGTTCAATTCGAAGGAAACAAGGTGATCCAGGTCATTGCCAGAGACATCACCGAACGAAAACGAACCGAGGACGCGCTGAAGCTGCTCATTGACCAGTACGAAGTCATCGCGGAGCATTTAACCGATCTCGTCATCGTTTTCGATGCGGCCGGCGACGTGACGTTCGTATCCCCTTCCCATGAAGCCGTGCTGGGCTACCCGGCCGCCTTCTTTAACCGGGAGACGTTCATGGCTATCGTGCATCCGGACGACAGGCCGATATTGACGAGCGGCTTGGCGGGATTGAGACAATCGCGATCGCCGAGGAAAATGGATTTCAGATATCGACATCAGGATGGCGGCTGGGTGTACGTTGAAGCCCGGGGTACCCCGATCGTCACGATCAACGGGCAAATCGGCCAAGTGATCCTCGTTTCGCGGGACGTGACCGAAAGACATCGGGTGGCGTACAAGCTCCGGGAATCGGAGGGACTTGCCGTAATCGGGACGTTGGCATCCGGTATTGCGTACGAGCTTCGGAATCCGGTCACCACGATAAAGGGCTTCGTCCAGCTGCTGAAGAGCGCGCCGTTCAAGCTGGAGTATTACGATTACATAAGTGCCGAGTTCAAAGCGCTTGAATCCAGGATCGACGAGCTGCTGCTTCTGTCCATGCCTCACAAGGAAGAATCCTTTATGCATGTCGATGTAAATCAACTGCTTGAGGAAGTCGTAGGACTCATGGATAGTCAGGCGGTTTTCCTCAATACGCGAATCGTTTTTAAGCCGATAGACGGGAGATCGTTCATCAGGGGACATCGGCTGAATCTGAAAAAGGTGTTCATTCACCTGCTGCGGAATGCAATCGAAGCGATGCCGAACGGCGGGAGGATTACGGTAACCGTCAGAAAGAGCGATCCGGCTGCAATATTCGTGGCGGTCAGCGATCAGGGCTGCGGCATGAGCGAGGAGCGGCTCAAACGGATCGACGAACCGTTCTTCAGCTCTAAGGAGAAGGGCGCAGGCTTCGGTTTAACGATTAGCTCCAAAATAGTGACGGAGCATGGCGGTTCTATCGTTTTCCGGAGTAAGCCGAATCAAGGAACTACCGTATTGGTCCGATTTCCCATACTGGATGACCGGACTTTACTCCCTGGCGACGGTCTTCGATCAGGCCATTGTACACAATCCTAAAGAACCCGCCGAGAGCGGGTTTTTTTATTCCTCTGGATATAATGGATTATTTTTCTATCGGGAGCTTCGAAAAAGAAGGATTACTGGCGAATAGCGACGAATCGTCTGACCCGCAATTTATTCGGGCAGAAGGGTGATCATCGTTGGGCAAGCAGTCGAAGTGGGTCTTTTGTATCGTGGCATGGTTGGTGGCATTCATGAGCGTTCCTCATCTTGCGAATGCGCAGGAGGAAATGGACAGCTTCATCAGTGTGGCTTACACCGTGAAGGCAGGCGATACGCTATACAGCATTGGGAAGAACTATTATTTAACGGGGGATTACGAGAGAGTGGCCCGGTTGAACGGGCTAGATCCAAAGGCAAGCTTGAAGGCAGGGGCGGCGATGAAGCTGAAAAATCCGCTGCTGCTGGATCACTATGCGGTCAACGCGGGCGATACGCTGTTCGCCATCACGAACCGGTATTTCAATCGAAACGCCTATCTGAATGTCTTGATGCAGTTCAATGGGATCGAAGATCCGAATACGGGGTTGAAAGCGGGCGTAGCGCTGCGCGTGCCGATACCGGCGGGGGAGCAACGACATATCGTCCAACCGGGAGACACGCTGTACAGCTTGGCGAACCATTATTTCAAGCCGGCGGATTATCAGCAGGCGATTGCGCGCTATAACGAAATCGGGGAAACGCCGGATTCGATCAAAGCAGGACAGACGCTGCGCATTCCGAATCCTTACTACGTGGCCGAAGTCGAGAGTCCGCCTAAAGAAGTGGCGATTGCGTCGCCGCTGCCATCCAAGCCTTTATCCATCGAGATCGATACGACGAAAAACAAGCTGTACGTCCGATCCGGCGCAGGCGCGGTTGTGAAGAGCTTCGACATCGCGACCGGGAAGCGGAAGGGGCTCACGCCGACAGGTACCTTCGAGATCGTGACGAAAATTAAAAACCCGTGGTACACGGCGAAGGACATTCCCGGCGGTGATCCGAAAAACCCGCTGGGCAGCCGCTGGCTCGGGCTTAACGTTCCGAATACCCAAGGCAGGACGTACGGCATTCATGGCACGAACGCGCCATCGTCCATCGGCACCAATGCGAGCGCCGGATGTATCCGGATGCTGAACAAGGATGTCGAATGGCTGTATAATACGGTGCCGACCGGAACGAAAGTCAAAATTCATGCTTAAGATTTTGTAAAAAGTTGAGCGGACTTGTCCTTTTTTGCTAAAATGTGTTGGAAAGCATTCTTCCAATTCCAAGGAAAAGAGGCTGATCGTCAAATGGCAACAGGTTCGGAAAGAGTAACGATTGAAACGACTGTACAGGCGCCTGTCGAGAAGGTTTGGGAATTATGGACGGAACCGACGCATATCACGCAATGGAACAGCCCATCCGAAGACTGGCACACGCCGCATGCCGAGAACGATCTGCGGGTCGGCGGCAAATTTACTTCCCGTATGGAAGCGAAGGACGGCAGCTTTGGTTTTGATTTCGGCGGGGTATACGACGATGTGAAAACGCACGAAGCGATCGTGTATACGATTGGCGACGATCGGGAAGTTCAAATCCAGTTCATCGGCGAAGGCGGCGCGACGAAGGTCATCGAAACGTTCGAGACGGAAACGATGAATGCCGTCGAGATGCAGCGCGCGGGCTGGCAGGCGATTTTGGACAATTTCAAGAAGTATGCGGAAAGCAACGCATAATTAGCCATGAAGGGCTCCGGATCGCGGGCATTGGACAAGCACCTACGTGCTGAGGCCGATGAGCGCGGGAAGGCGCTCTTTTTTTTATATGCATGGCAGTCCGGCAAATAAGCCGATTGCATGTTTCGGGCCAGCGCGGAATACCGCGCTGGCTCTTTTTGCGCTGTCGACCGAATAGCCCGTTTCCGCACGCCATAGAATGGTACTATCGCTGTGCTGTGAAGGGAGGTACGTATGAAAACGATACGGATCGGAGCGGCGCAAGGGTTTTATGGGGATTCGCTCCTGCCGGCCTTGGAGACGGCCCGGCGCGGAGGCGTGCAGTATCTTTGCTTCGACAGCTTGGCGGAGCTGACGCTCGCGATTCTGCAGAAGGACCGGCAGCGCGATCCGGCACGCGGCTATGCTGCCGACATTGGCGCGGCGATGCGGGAGCTGCTGCCGCTGGCGCGGGAGAAGGGCTTTCGCATCATTACGAATGCGGGCGGCATGAACCCGCTCGGGGCGCTGGCGGAAGTGAGGCGAATAGCCGAGGGACTGGGGCTTGGCGGTTTGAAGCTGGCGGTTGTCGCCGGGGATGACGTCCGGACGCAGCTGCATGCGTTGCGTGCGCAGGGCGTTTCGCTCGCGCATATGGAGGATGGCCGCGATATCGGTGCGATCGAGCAGCGGATCGTGTTCGCGAACGCGTATTTGGGTGCGGAGCCGATCGTGGAGGCGCTTAGGCAAGGCGCGGACGTGGTGATTACGGGGCGCACGACCGATTCGGCGTTGTTCTTGGCGCCGCTGATCCATGAGTTCGGCATCGCGCCGGATGATTGGGACCGCCTGGCGCATGGGGTGTTGATGGGGCATCTGCTGGAATGCTCCGGGCAAGCGTCCGGCGGCAATTTCAGCGGAGATTGGCAAGCGGTTGAAGGGCTCGAGCGGATTGGCTTCCCCGTGGCGGAGGTGCGGGAAGATGGTATGTTCACGGTAACGAAGGTGGATGGAACCGGCGGACTCGTCTCCGTCGATACGGTGAAGGAGCAGCTGCTGTACGAAATTCATGACCCGGCTGCCTATGTCACGCCGGATGTCGTGCTCGATGTGACGGGCGTGACGTTGACGGATGCAGGCCCGAACCGGGTTGGGGTGGCAGGCGCCCGGGGGTTGCAGCGCCCAGATACGTTGAAGGTGGTCATGGGCTATGCCGACGGCTGGCTCGGGCAGGCGATCTGGGGCTATTCTTGGCCGGATGCGCTGGCGAAGGCGCAGGCGGCGGATCGGATCATCCGCGCTCACATCGATCGAATGGGCTTGAGCTGCGAAGAGATCCGCACCGACTATCTGGGCTATAACTCCATTCACGGTCCGCTTGCCGACGCGGAGCACGCGGACCGGTTGAACGAGGTGTACGTGCGAGTCGCTATGCGGACGACGGATCGGGAGGCTGCCTCGCGAATTGGCAGGCTCGTTCCGCCGCTAATGCTGAACGGTCCGCCTGCGATGGGCGCGTTTCTCGGCGTGATGAAGCCGCGGGAGCTGCTCGGCATGTGGTCCTGCCTCGTTCCTCGCGGGCTGATCGAGCAGGGCGTCCAAGTCACCGTCGTGGAGGTGTAGCGCACATGGCACAAGGTCGAAAGCTCGTTCAGCTTCGCTCGCTTGCGCAGGCTCGTTCCGGCGATAAAGGCAACACGGTCAACATCGCCGTGTTCGCGCATAATGACGCGATATACGAAGTGTTGGTCAGGGAGTTGACCGCGGAGCGGGTCAAGCGGCATTTTACCGGGATGGTGGAGGGAGACGTGATCCGGTATGACGTGCCGGGTCTGCTGGCCATGAACTTCGTTTGCCGGGCGGCGCTCGGCGGAGGCGGATCGGCCACGCTGCGGATGGACAATTTGGGCAAGTGCTACGCGTCGAATTTGATGCGGCTGGAAGTTGAACTGGACGACGTCGGCAATGATGAGCATGCTCATGCTGACGGTTCGTAATGGAGGCTGTACCGCGCACCATGACTTGAGCGGAAGAGGAGTTGCTTGCGATGAACTTCGACGTAACGGCGGAGCAGGCGATGATTCGGGATTTGATGCGGGATTTTGCCGATGGAGAGGTGGCGCCGGGGGCGATTGAACGGGATCGTACCGGCGCGTTTCCGGTAGAAGTGTTTGAGAAGCTAGCCAAGCTGGGCATTATGGGGCTGCCTTTTCCCGAGCAATACGGCGGGGGCGGGGCGGATACGGTCAGCTTCGCGATTGCGGTCGAGGAATTGAGCCGCGTATGCGCATCAACGGGCATTACGTATTCCGCGCATGTGTCGCTTGGGGGAGCGCCGCTTGCGCTGTTCGGCACGGAGGCGCAGAAGGCCGCGTATTTAACGCCGATCTGCCGCGGCGAATCGCTCGGCGCGTTCGGGCTGACGGAGCCGGATGCCGGGTCGGATGCGGGCGGCACCCGTACGACGGCGGTGCGCTCCGGCGATCAGTGGATCATCAGCGGATCGAAATGCTTCATCACGAACGCCAGCTATGCGAAGCATCTAGCGCTTACGGCGGTCACCGACCGGTCGAAGGGAACGAGCGGCATCAGCGCGTTTATCGTGCCGACGGATGCGCCCGGCTTCACGATCAATTGCAGCTACGAGAAAATGGGGCTTCATGCCTCCAACACGACCGAGCTCGTGCTTGATCAAGTGGCGGTGCCGCCGGAAAATTTGCTCGGGACGGAAGGGAACGGCTTCAAGCAGTTTCTCGCCGTACTCGATGGCGGCCGGATCGGCATCGGCGCGATGGGGGTCGGCATTGCTCAAGGCGCTTATGATAAGTCGCTGCGTTACGCCAAGCAGCGCAAGCAGTTCGGGCGGACGCTCAGCGCGTTTCAGGCGATTCAATTCAAGCTGGCGGACATGGCGATGGGCATCGAGCTTGCCCGCAACATGGTTTATAAGGCCGCATGGCTGAAGGATCAAGGGCGGCCGTTCAAGAAAGAGGCGGCCATGGCGAAGCTGTACGCGACGGAAATGTGCATGCGGGTGTGCGATCAGGCGGTTCAAATTCATGGCGGCTACGGCTACATGAAGGAGTACGAGGTGGAGCGCTTCATGCGCGATGCCAAGCTGCTGGAGATCGGCGAGGGCACCTCGGAAATTCAGCGTCTCGTCATCGCCGCTCAAATCGGCTGCTAAGTTAAACGGCTGTTAGCTGAGGTTTAGGAGGGGAGCTGCTTAGACTATGGAGCGTGAACGCGAACCGTCGGCGGAAGATCGGCTGCAGGAGCAGATCGAGGAGATCAAGCAGGGCGGCGCCTCCAAATATCATGCGAAGAACAAGGAGCAGGGAAAGCTGTTCGTCCGCGACCGGCTGAAGCTGCTGTTCGATCCCGATTTCGAGCTGGAAGACGCGATGTTTGCGAACTGTGCGGAGTATGGACTGCCGGCTGACGGCGTCGTGACGGCCATCGGCCGCATTCATGGCGTGACGGTCGGCGTCATCGCCAATGATTCAACCGTGAAGGCCGGCTCCTGGGGCGCCAAAACGGTCGAGAAAATCATCCGCATGCAGGAGACGGCCGATAAGCTGCGCATTCCGCTGCTTTATCTGGTCGATTCGGCAGGCGCGCGCATTACCGATCAGGCGCTGATGTACCCGGGGCGGCGCGGAGCGGGGCGGATTTTCTACAACGAAGTGAAGCTGTCGGGCAAAATCCCGCAGGTGTGCCTGCTGTTCGGCCCCTCCGCCGCTGGCGGGGCGTACATTCCGGCATTCTGCGACATTGTCATCATGGTGGAGGGCAATGCCTCGATGTACCTCGGTTCGCCGCGGATCGTGGAGATGGTGACGGGCGAGAAGGCGACGCTGGAGCAGCTGGGCGGCGCGCGGATGCACTGCTCCGTCTCCGGCTGCGGCGATGTGCTCGCGAAGAGCGAGGAGGAAGCGATCGCGCTGGCCCGGCAATACTTGGGGTATTTTCCGGCGAACTATGCCTCGCTGCCGCCGGTGCGGGAATCGCGCCCGCCTGCCGATCAGCGGGTGCCGCTCGATGCGGTGATTCCGAACGATCAATATACCTCGTTCGATATGTACGCGCTCATCGACGGCCTCATCGATGAGCATTCGTTCTTTGAAATTAAGCGGCTGTTCGCGCGCGAGCTGATTACCGGATTGGCCCGGCTAGGCGGGAAGCCGGTCGGCATTATCGCGAACCAGCCGAAGACGAAGGGCGGCATCCTGTTCCACGATTCCGCCGATAAAGCGGCCAAGTTCATCAGCCTGTGCGATGCGTTTCACATCCCGCTGCTGTTTCTGGCCGATGTGCCGGGCTTCATGGTGGGCACGGCGGTGGAGCAGGCCGGCATCATCCGGCACGGGGCGAAGATGATCGCCGCCGTTTCCGAAGCGACCGTGCCGAAGATCTCCGTCATCGTCCGCAAGGCGTACGGTGCGGGGTTGTACGCGATGGGCGGACCGGCGTTCGAGCCGGACTGCTGCCTCGCGCTGCCTTCCGCGCAGATTGCGGTGATGGGTCCGGAAGCGGCGATCAACGCCGTCTATGCGAACAAGATCGCGGAGCTGGAGGAGCCGCAGCGCAGCGAATTTATCGCCTCGAAGCGGGAGGAGTACCGCCAGGATATCGACCTGTTTCAGCTGGCTTCCGATATGGTGATCGACGCCATCGTTCCCGCCTATTCGCTGCGGAAAGAGCTGATCAAGCGATTCGAGGCGTATACGTCCAAGAGCGTCACGTTCACGGATCGGAAGCATCCGGTTTATCCGGTGTGATTGGAGGAGGTGCGGCCGTGGCCGTGACGGCGTGAAGCGTTCACGAATCGGAATCACCCGGTACTAACCGGTGTGATGGAGGAGGTGCGGCATGTCGGTGATGCAGGAGGGGGCAGGAAGCAACATACCCGTTCCCATTCCCGTTCGCTGGGAGCAGCGGGGTTATATCGGCTATATCCGGTTGAATCGGCCGGAGAGCCTCAATGCGATTAACGGCGACATGCTTGACGCGTTGGAGGTCGTGCTGCGTTTTGTCGCCGCCGATCCTCGCGGCATCCGCGTCGTCGTTGTGGAAGGCGAGGGGCGGGCGTTCTGTGCCGGAGCTGATCTGAAGGAGCGCAGCATGCTGACCGATCCGCGGCACATCCGGCAGCGCCTGGAGCGGAGCAAGGCCGTGTTCGCCGCGCTCGAACGGCTGCCGCAGCCGACGATCGCCGCGCTGAACGGCCTTGCCTTCGGCGGCGGCTTGGAGCTGGCGCTCTGCTGCGACTTCCGCTGCGCCGTCCGGGGCGAGAGGCTCGGTCTGACCGAGGTGAGCCTCGGCATTATCCCCGGCGCCGGCGGCACGCAGCGGCTGCCGCGGCTTATCGGCCCCGCGCGGGCGAAGGAGCTGATCCTGACCGCGCGGAGAATTACGGCCGAGCAAGCGCTTGAGCTCGGCCTCGTGAACGGCGTGGCCGATAGCCGGGAGCAGCTGCGCGAGCTGGTCGATCGGCTGGCGGAGGAGCTGCTCGCCAACGCGCCGCTCGCGGTCAATCAAGCGAAGCAGGCGATCGATCAGGGCCTGGATGCTTCGGATCTCGAAGCGGCACTCGCGTTCGAAACGGACGCGTACGAAGCGCTCATTCCGACGAAGGACCGGCTGGAGGCGCTCGCCGCCTTCCGGGAGAAGCGGCCGCCGCGGTTTACCGGCGAGTAGCGTCGGCGCTCACCGATAGAAGCCTCGCTCCCTGTCATGACGGACACCCACGTCCGTTAGGCGCTGAGAGTTGGCTTTCGAAATGTAACGGACACCCATGTCCGTTACATTTTCAAAACCCCTGGTTTTGTCTCTTAATTTAACTTAATGACATTGCCTTTTGTCGGGGGCGCCTTTTTTGTTTGGGTGGAGATTCTAACGGTCACGGATGTCCGTTAGCGGAGGAATTCAGGATTAAAAATGAATCTGTAACGGCATGGGATAAAGTTCCGTGCCGTTTGTTTTTTGGTGCAAGCTAGCAAAAATGCGTACAGCAAACAAAGCGGATGGAAGATCCGCTTTAAAATGTTCATATGAACCGAATTATGCTACTCTGTATACGAAGCTTACAGCTGGTTTATAGCGGGTTTTGCGCGTATTCTCCTGCCCTGGGCGGATGGGTCGAATCGGCAAAATATTTCTGCGAATCAGTGCTTCAACATCGGGCGGGGGTTCATCGTCACTTGAGCGCAGGAATCTACAAACGTAAACGGCAACCGTGAAGTTCACTTGGTATTGGTGCTGTTTATCTTTTTGGGAAATGACGACGTGCGAGGTCATCATTTCAGCAAAATTGTACATGATCATTCTTGCGAAAATCTCTTGTATGACGAACTCTCGCCTCTTTGCGTGGAAATTCGTCAGACCGACGGTGTATTTTAATGCCCTGAACGAGGTTTCAATCCCCCATCGCATGTTATAAATGGATCTAAGTTCATCGGGTGGGAAATCGTCGGCAGGAAGATTCGTAATCACGGTTTCATACGTGCCATTAGGCAGGATGAACCGAACAACCCGAAAGGAAATCGGGTAAAACAAGTTCTCCTGCAAATCCAAAAAATCAAATGTACCCTTGGAAGGGATGAATTTGTAAATCTCGGGATGCGCCTTGACCTCATTCATTTGTTTTTTTGTGAGTGTCAAATGAATATCCCGATCAAACTCTAAGGCAGAAGACAAACGAAGGCCCGAAAGAATACCACTGGAGGTCGAATCCTTTACCCGTATAACGTAGTTCCAACCTTTGCGTTCAATATGCGCGAAATTGTTGTAACTTTCATAACCTCGATCGGCAATGACAATCGTTTTACCTTTGATGGGAGAACGCTCAACCATAGCAGCCAGCGCCCTACCTTCGTTAGACAACCTGCGTGGCTGCACAATGGCATCCACGTACAGTCTGTTGCACAAGTCGTAGGCTGCATTCAAATGCAGAAGGTTATAGCCTTTCGTGTCTGGTTGACTTTGAAAATAGGTGTCCGTGTCCGTTGGGTCAGTAGCGAAATGCAAATCCGAACCGTCAATGGCAAGTAAACGATACCCGCGGTAGTCCTTGAGATTCGGATATGTTTGCGTAAATTCGTGAAACAAGAATGCCATAGCAGATGGCAGGATTTTATGCCTCTGTTGGACAAAAGCAGAAGCGGTGGCC
It includes:
- a CDS encoding EAL domain-containing protein → MINELNAALERNELSIVYQPQLDIRTGEITGNEALLRWQHAEFGSVPPAKFIPLAEASGLIISIGEWVLRTACAQNKAWQDAGMAPMEVSVNLSPLQFMQPDFVALVRTILEDTGLPPQYLDVEITEGMAMDINHVLTTLQQLKEIGVRISMDDFGKGYSSLYYLKRLPLDRLKIDKSFVSDCIADENDAILVKTIISMAQNLKLNVIAEGVETREQLQFLQQNLCDAAQGYLFSEPLSAEKLAERLPLIRCKVKDYGMDDGLTERMWLEEQLRAARQDLEDTVRKQQGLTFKFRQLGGRFIHTLCDGELLQRLGFTPAHIIGKDLHAFFPEEQANRIYEYYLRAWQGEARVTFENEVNDICAICTLRPIKRGGKVVEVIGNAIDISERKRMEVELRATKDNLESFINHNSDAIAIMGTDRLIRRVNAAYSELFGWTSEQLMGHPIPVVPDSLILESASMIEQVFNGQAVSNYETVRHRKDGSIVHVSLTLTPIKDESGKPMEVAAVIRDISNRKQAEAALKESEERYRQLVQMSPDIVIVHDHGKVLFMNQAGVDFEGTHEDISSRSLYSLLVPEQRAEAAVRVSRLMNGEKLPPIERKFINRRGEIVRFEVSSAPVQFEGNKVIQVIARDITERKRTEDALKLLIDQYEVIAEHLTDLVIVFDAAGDVTFVSPSHEAVLGYPAAFFNRETFMAIVHPDDRPILTSGLAGLRQSRSPRKMDFRYRHQDGGWVYVEARGTPIVTINGQIGQVILVSRDVTERHRVAYKLRESEGLAVIGTLASGIAYELRNPVTTIKGFVQLLKSAPFKLEYYDYISAEFKALESRIDELLLLSMPHKEESFMHVDVNQLLEEVVGLMDSQAVFLNTRIVFKPIDGRSFIRGHRLNLKKVFIHLLRNAIEAMPNGGRITVTVRKSDPAAIFVAVSDQGCGMSEERLKRIDEPFFSSKEKGAGFGLTISSKIVTEHGGSIVFRSKPNQGTTVLVRFPILDDRTLLPGDGLRSGHCTQS
- a CDS encoding L,D-transpeptidase family protein, translating into MQFNGIEDPNTGLKAGVALRVPIPAGEQRHIVQPGDTLYSLANHYFKPADYQQAIARYNEIGETPDSIKAGQTLRIPNPYYVAEVESPPKEVAIASPLPSKPLSIEIDTTKNKLYVRSGAGAVVKSFDIATGKRKGLTPTGTFEIVTKIKNPWYTAKDIPGGDPKNPLGSRWLGLNVPNTQGRTYGIHGTNAPSSIGTNASAGCIRMLNKDVEWLYNTVPTGTKVKIHA
- a CDS encoding SRPBCC family protein; the protein is MATGSERVTIETTVQAPVEKVWELWTEPTHITQWNSPSEDWHTPHAENDLRVGGKFTSRMEAKDGSFGFDFGGVYDDVKTHEAIVYTIGDDREVQIQFIGEGGATKVIETFETETMNAVEMQRAGWQAILDNFKKYAESNA
- a CDS encoding acyclic terpene utilization AtuA family protein; translation: MKTIRIGAAQGFYGDSLLPALETARRGGVQYLCFDSLAELTLAILQKDRQRDPARGYAADIGAAMRELLPLAREKGFRIITNAGGMNPLGALAEVRRIAEGLGLGGLKLAVVAGDDVRTQLHALRAQGVSLAHMEDGRDIGAIEQRIVFANAYLGAEPIVEALRQGADVVITGRTTDSALFLAPLIHEFGIAPDDWDRLAHGVLMGHLLECSGQASGGNFSGDWQAVEGLERIGFPVAEVREDGMFTVTKVDGTGGLVSVDTVKEQLLYEIHDPAAYVTPDVVLDVTGVTLTDAGPNRVGVAGARGLQRPDTLKVVMGYADGWLGQAIWGYSWPDALAKAQAADRIIRAHIDRMGLSCEEIRTDYLGYNSIHGPLADAEHADRLNEVYVRVAMRTTDREAASRIGRLVPPLMLNGPPAMGAFLGVMKPRELLGMWSCLVPRGLIEQGVQVTVVEV
- a CDS encoding AtuA-related protein, whose translation is MAQGRKLVQLRSLAQARSGDKGNTVNIAVFAHNDAIYEVLVRELTAERVKRHFTGMVEGDVIRYDVPGLLAMNFVCRAALGGGGSATLRMDNLGKCYASNLMRLEVELDDVGNDEHAHADGS
- a CDS encoding acyl-CoA dehydrogenase family protein, with amino-acid sequence MNFDVTAEQAMIRDLMRDFADGEVAPGAIERDRTGAFPVEVFEKLAKLGIMGLPFPEQYGGGGADTVSFAIAVEELSRVCASTGITYSAHVSLGGAPLALFGTEAQKAAYLTPICRGESLGAFGLTEPDAGSDAGGTRTTAVRSGDQWIISGSKCFITNASYAKHLALTAVTDRSKGTSGISAFIVPTDAPGFTINCSYEKMGLHASNTTELVLDQVAVPPENLLGTEGNGFKQFLAVLDGGRIGIGAMGVGIAQGAYDKSLRYAKQRKQFGRTLSAFQAIQFKLADMAMGIELARNMVYKAAWLKDQGRPFKKEAAMAKLYATEMCMRVCDQAVQIHGGYGYMKEYEVERFMRDAKLLEIGEGTSEIQRLVIAAQIGC
- a CDS encoding acyl-CoA carboxylase subunit beta, whose protein sequence is MEREREPSAEDRLQEQIEEIKQGGASKYHAKNKEQGKLFVRDRLKLLFDPDFELEDAMFANCAEYGLPADGVVTAIGRIHGVTVGVIANDSTVKAGSWGAKTVEKIIRMQETADKLRIPLLYLVDSAGARITDQALMYPGRRGAGRIFYNEVKLSGKIPQVCLLFGPSAAGGAYIPAFCDIVIMVEGNASMYLGSPRIVEMVTGEKATLEQLGGARMHCSVSGCGDVLAKSEEEAIALARQYLGYFPANYASLPPVRESRPPADQRVPLDAVIPNDQYTSFDMYALIDGLIDEHSFFEIKRLFARELITGLARLGGKPVGIIANQPKTKGGILFHDSADKAAKFISLCDAFHIPLLFLADVPGFMVGTAVEQAGIIRHGAKMIAAVSEATVPKISVIVRKAYGAGLYAMGGPAFEPDCCLALPSAQIAVMGPEAAINAVYANKIAELEEPQRSEFIASKREEYRQDIDLFQLASDMVIDAIVPAYSLRKELIKRFEAYTSKSVTFTDRKHPVYPV
- a CDS encoding enoyl-CoA hydratase-related protein, with amino-acid sequence MSVMQEGAGSNIPVPIPVRWEQRGYIGYIRLNRPESLNAINGDMLDALEVVLRFVAADPRGIRVVVVEGEGRAFCAGADLKERSMLTDPRHIRQRLERSKAVFAALERLPQPTIAALNGLAFGGGLELALCCDFRCAVRGERLGLTEVSLGIIPGAGGTQRLPRLIGPARAKELILTARRITAEQALELGLVNGVADSREQLRELVDRLAEELLANAPLAVNQAKQAIDQGLDASDLEAALAFETDAYEALIPTKDRLEALAAFREKRPPRFTGE
- a CDS encoding IS4 family transposase — encoded protein: MNEYANSLKQKLTSLIREMSAAPASYVKNPEKDFTRKKKLPFETVMQLLISMGGNSLYKELLESQGYDVNTATASAFVQQRHKILPSAMAFLFHEFTQTYPNLKDYRGYRLLAIDGSDLHFATDPTDTDTYFQSQPDTKGYNLLHLNAAYDLCNRLYVDAIVQPRRLSNEGRALAAMVERSPIKGKTIVIADRGYESYNNFAHIERKGWNYVIRVKDSTSSGILSGLRLSSALEFDRDIHLTLTKKQMNEVKAHPEIYKFIPSKGTFDFLDLQENLFYPISFRVVRFILPNGTYETVITNLPADDFPPDELRSIYNMRWGIETSFRALKYTVGLTNFHAKRREFVIQEIFARMIMYNFAEMMTSHVVISQKDKQHQYQVNFTVAVYVCRFLRSSDDEPPPDVEALIRRNILPIRPIRPGQENTRKTRYKPAVSFVYRVA